In Plodia interpunctella isolate USDA-ARS_2022_Savannah chromosome 1, ilPloInte3.2, whole genome shotgun sequence, one DNA window encodes the following:
- the kkv gene encoding chitin synthase chs-2 isoform X4, with protein sequence MAASGGKRRDDGSDNSDDELTPLANEIYGGSQRTVHETKGWDVFREFPPKQDSGSMESQKCLEFTVRMLKVLAYIVVFVVVLGSGVIAKGTVLFMTSQLKKDKRLSFCNRNLGRDKQFLVTLPDEERVAWMWALLAAFAIPEIGTLIRSVRICFFKSSKRPTSAQFIVVFIAESLHTIGMALLFFKILPELDVVKGAMITNCLCIVPAILGLLSRSSRDSKRFVKVIVDMAAIVAQVTGFIVWPLLENKPVLWLMPIAALCISLGWWENYVTRQSPIGIIKSLGRLKEELALTRYYTYRFISVWKIMFFIICILFALWMEGDEPAMFFQLFNAGFGPHNIVVEEVQIQLGGTIIPDLANATLTGDSVEQAAAHKSAFYVLLIQVFAAYFCYIFGKFACKILIQGFSYAFPINLVIPLVVNMLIAACGLRNGDTCFFHGTIPDYLFFESPPVFTLSDFISRQMAWVWLLWLLSQTWITIHIWTPKTERLASTEKLFVIPMYNGLLIDQSMALNRKRDDHKDVKTEDLAEIEKEKGDEYYETISVHTDNTGSSPKTVKSSDSITRIYACATMWHETKDEMMEFLKSILRLDEDQCARRVAQKYLRVVDPDYYEFETHIFLDDAFEISDHSDDDSQVNRFVKLLVDTIDEAASEVHQTIIRIRPPKKLPAPYGGRLTWVLPGKTKMICHLKDKAKIRHRKRWSQVMYMYYLLGHRLMELPISVDRKEVMAENTYLLTLDGDIDFQPHAVRLLIDLMKKNKNLGAACGRIHPVGSGPMVWYQMFEYAIGHWLQKATEHMIGCVLCSPGCFSLFRGKALMDDNVMKKYTLRSDEARHYVQYDQGEDRWLCTLLLQRGYRVEYSAASDAYTHCPEGFSEFYNQRRRWVPSTIANIMDLLMDYKHTIKINDNISTPYIAYQMMLMGGTILGPGTIFLMLVGAFVAAFRIDNWTSFEYNLYPIMLFMFVCFTMKSEIQLLVAQILSTAYAMIMMAVIVGTALQLGEDGIGSPSAIFLIALSSSFFIAACLHPQEFWCIVPGIIYLLSIPSMYLLLILYSIINLNVVTWGTREVQTKKTKKEIEQEKKEAEEAKKTAKQKSLLGFLQGVNSNEEEGSIEFSFAGLFKCLLCTHPKGNEEKVQLLHIASTLDKLEKKLDVVERSIDPHGLNRGRKLSVGHRGSTNGDHGLDALAEGPEEEHGSDSETDTLSTSPRERRDDLINPYWIEDPDLKKGEVDFLSPTEIQFWKDLIDKYLYPIDANKEEQARISRDLKELRDSSVFSFFMCNALFVLIVFLLQLNKDNLHFKWPFGVKTNITYDEVSQEVIISKEYLQLEPIGLVFVFFFALILVIQFSAMLFHRFGTLSHILASTELNWFCTKKSEDLSQDALLDKNAIAIVKDLQKLNGLDDDYDNDSSSGPHNVGRRKTIHNLEKARQKKRNIGTLDVAFKKRFFNMNANDGPGTPVLNRKMTLRRETLKALETRRNSVMAERRKSQMQTLGANNEYGVTGKLNNNIAVPRHRTSNANISVKDVFAEPNGGQINRGYETAIGDEEEANSMRLQPRQNQVSFQGRYQ encoded by the exons cCAAAGAACCGTGCACGAGACAAAAGGATGGGACGTGTTCCGGGAGTTCCCGCCGAAGCAGGACAGTGGGTCGATGGAGAGTCAGAAATGTCTGGAGTTCACAGTGCGGATGCTCAAAGTGCTGGCCTACATCGTAGTTTTCGTGGTGGTACTTGGCTCCGGCGTGATTGCCAAGGGCACCGTCCTCTTCATGACCTCGCAGCTTAAGAAAGATAAGCGGCTATCCTTTTGTAATAGAAATTTAG GTAgagataaacaatttttagtcACATTGCCAGACGAAGAGCGAGTAGCGTGGATGTGGGCTTTGCTCGCAGCCTTTGCTATTCCCGAGATAGGCACGCTCATACGCTCGGTCAGGATATGTTTCTTCAAGTCGTCCAAGCGACCCACGAGCGCCCAGTTCATTGTG gtgtTTATTGCGGAATCACTTCACACGATCGGAATGGCCCTActtttcttcaaaattctTCCCGAATTGGACGTAGTAAAAGGGGCCATGATAACGAACTGCCTCTGCATCGTCCCCGCTATCCTGGGCCTGCTGTCGCGCAGTTCCCGGGACTCCAAACGATTTGTAAAAGTCATCGTGGACATGGCCGCCATCGTGGCTCAAGTGACCGGGTTCATTGTATGGCCGCTGTTGGAAAACAAACCAGTGCTGTGGTTGATGCCCATCGCTGCGTTGTGCATATCTTTGGGCTGGTGGGAGAACTACGTCACGAGGCAAAGTCCCATAG GCATTATAAAAAGTCTAGGAAGACTGAAGGAAGAGCTGGCACTGACGCGGTACTACACGTACCGATTCATCTCCGTGTGGAAGATCATGTTCTTCATCATCTGTATCCTGTTCGCGCTGTGGATGGAGGGCGACGAGCCCGCCATGTTCTTCCAGCTGTTCAACGCTGGCTTCGGACCGCATAACATAGTCGTTGAAgag GTTCAAATCCAATTGGGAGGTACAATCATACCGGACTTAGCCAATGCGACTCTAACAGGAGATTCAGTGGAACAGGCAGCGGCGCACAAATCGGCATTCTACGTCCTTCTCATCCAAGTGTTCGCGGCCTACTTCTGCTACATCTTCGGGAAGTTTGCCTGCAAGATACTGATACAAGGCTTCAGCTACGCGTTCCCGATTAACTTGGTCATACCGTTGGTGGTCAATATGTTGATAGCGGCGTGCGGATTGAGAAACGGAGACACGTGTTTCTTCCACGGAACTATTCCTGATTACCTCTTTTTTGAGAGCCCGCCAG TATTCACTCTCAGCGATTTCATTTCCCGCCAAATGGCCTGGGTGTGGTTACTGTGGCTATTATCACAGACCTGGATTACGATACACATATGGACACCCAAAACGGAGCGTCTAGCCTCAACTGAGAAGTTGTTCGTGATACCCATGTATAACGGGCTTTTGATTGATCAGAGCATGGCGCTGAACAGGAAGAGAGATGACCACAAAGATGTCAAGACTGAG GACCTTGCCGAAATAGAAAAGGAGAAAGGGGACGAATATTACGAAACTATATCAGTACACACGGACAACACTGGTTCTTCTCCCAAAACGGTGAAGTCTTCAGACTCAATCACAAGGATCTACGCCTGCGCTACTATGTGGCACGAGACCAAGGATGAGATGATGGAGTTCTTGAAATCTATTCTAAGGTTGGATGAAGACCAGTGTGCGAGGAGAGTGGCTCAGAAATATCTGCGAGTGGTGGATCCTGACTATTACGAATTTGAAA ctCACATCTTTTTGGACGACGCATTCGAAATCTCAGATCATAGTGACGACGATTCTCAAGTCAATCGTTTTGTAAAACTATTAGTCGACACGATAGACGAGGCTGCGTCAGAAGTGCACCAAACGATCATCAGGATTCGTCCACCGAAGAAACTGCCAGCACCTTATGGAGGCCGCTTGACTTGGGTTCTACCGGGAAAGACCAAAATGATCTGCCACTTGAAGGACAAGGCTAAGATTCGTCACAGGAAGCGTTGGTCTcag GTGATGTACATGTACTACCTGCTGGGCCACCGGCTGATGGAGCTGCCCATCTCCGTGGACCGCAAGGAGGTGATGGCGGAGAACACGTACCTGCTGACGCTGGACGGCGACATCGACTTCCAGCCGCACGCCGTCCGGCTGCTCATCGACTTGATGAAGAAGAACAAGAACCTTGGCGCGGCCTGCGGACGTATTCATCCTGTTGGTTCTG GTCCTATGGTGTGGTATCAAATGTTCGAATACGCCATCGGCCATTGGCTGCAAAAGGCGACCGAACACATGATCGGCTGCGTGCTCTGTAGTCCCGGGTGCTTCTCCCTCTTCAGGGGGAAGGCGCTCATGGACGACAACGTGATGAAGAAATACACTCTCCGCTCAGACGAGGCCCGCCATTACGTGCAATACGATCAAG GAGAAGATCGTTGGCTGTGTACTCTCCTCCTGCAGCGAGGTTACCGGGTTGAATACTCAGCCGCTTCGGACGCCTATACCCACTGTCCCGAAGGGTTCAGCGAGTTTTACAACCAGCGGCGTCGATGGGTGCCCTCCACTATCGCCAACATCATGGACCTGCTCATGGACTACAAGCATACGATCAAGATCAACGACAATATTTCTACGCCATACATCGCTTACCAG ATGATGTTGATGGGCGGCACGATTTTGGGTCCTGGCACTATATTCCTTATGTTGGTGGGAGCTTTCGTGGCAGCCTTCAGAATAGACAACTGGACCTCGTTTGAGTACAATTTATATCCGATCATGCTTTTCATGTTTGTTTGCTTCACTATGAAATCGGAAATACAG TTACTGGTGGCACAAATATTATCGACAGCATACGCGATGATAATGATGGCCGTGATCGTGGGCACGGCGCTGCAGCTGGGCGAGGACGGCATCGGCTCTCCGTCCGCCATTTTCCTAATAGCCCTCTCCAGTTCTTTCTTCATAGCGGCGTGCTTGCATCCGCAGGAGTTCTGGTGCATCGTACCTGGAATTATTTACCTGTTATCTATACCGTCTATGTACTTGCTCCTGATTTTGTATTCTATTATCAATTTGAATGTTGTCACGTGGGGTACGCGTGAAGTGCAAACGAAGAAAACTAAGAAG GAAATAGAACAAGAAAAGAAAGAGGCAGAGGAAGCAAAGAAGACAGCCAAACAGAAGTCCTTGTTGGGTTTCCTGCAAGGAGTGAACAGCAACGAAGAGGAAGGCTCCATCGAGTTCTCGTTCGCGGGACTGTTCAAATGCTTGCTGTGCACACATCCCAAGGGAAACGAAGAGAAAGTCCAGCTACTGCATATTGCTTCTACTTTAGATAAATTGGAAAAGAAATTGGATGTTGTCGAGAG GTCAATAGATCCGCACGGGCTAAATAGAGGCAGGAAGCTGTCGGTGGGTCACCGCGGCAGCACGAACGGCGACCACGGGCTGGACGCGCTGGCCGAAGGTCCAGAGGAAGAACACGGCTCCGACTCCGAAACTGACACTCTTTCTACATCTCCCAGG gAAAGAAGAGACGATCTCATTAACCCATACTGGATTGAGGACCCTGATCTGAAAAAAGGAGAAGTAGATTTTTTGAGCCCCACAGAGATACAATTTTGGAAAGATCTcattgacaaatatttgtatcctATTGATGCCAATAAAGAGGAACAG GCACGTATATCCAGAGATCTGAAAGAATTGAGAGATTCATCTGTTTTCTCCTTCTTTATGTGCAATGCCCTCTTTGTGCTCATTGTGTTCTTGCTGCAATTGAACAAGGACAACCTCCACTTTAAATGGCCCTTCGGAGTTAAAACTAACATAACTTATGATGAGGTTTCCCAAGAG gtgattatttcaaaagaataCTTGCAATTAGAACCAATCGGTCTCGTATTTGTATTCTTCTTTGCTTTGATCTTGGTCATACAATTTTCGGCTATGTTGTTCCATCGATTCGGAACCCTTTCACACATATTAGCATCGACAGAACTCAACTGGTTCTGTACTAAAAAG TCTGAAGATTTGTCGCAAGATGCATTACTAGATAAAAATGCTATAGCCATAGTCAAAGACTTGCAAAAACTAAATGGGCTGGACGACGATTATGACAATGACTCAAGTTCGGGGCCCCATAATGTTGGTAGAAGAAAAACCATCCACAATTTAGAGAAAGCCAGGCAGAAGAAGCGGAACATTGGCACGCTGGACGTTGCATTCAAGAAACGATTCTTTAATATGAATGCTAATGATGGACCTG gtACTCCAGTACTCAATCGGAAAATGACGCTCCGTAGAGAAACATTGAAAGCTTTAGAGACAAGGAGGAACTCTGTGATGGCTGAACGAAGAAAATCGCAAATGCAGACTCTGGGAGCAAATAATGAATATGGTGTTACAGgaaag ctaaataataatatagctgTACCGCGTCATCGCACATCGAACGCAAATATTTCAGTCAAGGATGTATTTGCCGAACCTAACGGGGGACAAATAAACCGCGGCTACGAAACTGCAATAGGAGATGAGGAGGAGGCGAATTCCATGAGACTGCAGCCAAGACAGAACCAAGTGTCCTTTCAGGGCAGATATCAATAA
- the kkv gene encoding chitin synthase chs-2 isoform X1: MSEHDRRSHYERDPAEEALYGANNNSLYSNGTLHYCSIYSQRTVHETKGWDVFREFPPKQDSGSMESQKCLEFTVRMLKVLAYIVVFVVVLGSGVIAKGTVLFMTSQLKKDKRLSFCNRNLGRDKQFLVTLPDEERVAWMWALLAAFAIPEIGTLIRSVRICFFKSSKRPTSAQFIVVFIAESLHTIGMALLFFKILPELDVVKGAMITNCLCIVPAILGLLSRSSRDSKRFVKVIVDMAAIVAQVTGFIVWPLLENKPVLWLMPIAALCISLGWWENYVTRQSPIGIIKSLGRLKEELALTRYYTYRFISVWKIMFFIICILFALWMEGDEPAMFFQLFNAGFGPHNIVVEEVQIQLGGTIIPDLANATLTGDSVEQAAAHKSAFYVLLIQVFAAYFCYIFGKFACKILIQGFSYAFPINLVIPLVVNMLIAACGLRNGDTCFFHGTIPDYLFFESPPVFTLSDFISRQMAWVWLLWLLSQTWITIHIWTPKTERLASTEKLFVIPMYNGLLIDQSMALNRKRDDHKDVKTEDLAEIEKEKGDEYYETISVHTDNTGSSPKTVKSSDSITRIYACATMWHETKDEMMEFLKSILRLDEDQCARRVAQKYLRVVDPDYYEFETHIFLDDAFEISDHSDDDSQVNRFVKLLVDTIDEAASEVHQTIIRIRPPKKLPAPYGGRLTWVLPGKTKMICHLKDKAKIRHRKRWSQVMYMYYLLGHRLMELPISVDRKEVMAENTYLLTLDGDIDFQPHAVRLLIDLMKKNKNLGAACGRIHPVGSGPMVWYQMFEYAIGHWLQKATEHMIGCVLCSPGCFSLFRGKALMDDNVMKKYTLRSDEARHYVQYDQGEDRWLCTLLLQRGYRVEYSAASDAYTHCPEGFSEFYNQRRRWVPSTIANIMDLLMDYKHTIKINDNISTPYIAYQMMLMGGTILGPGTIFLMLVGAFVAAFRIDNWTSFEYNLYPIMLFMFVCFTMKSEIQLLVAQILSTAYAMIMMAVIVGTALQLGEDGIGSPSAIFLIALSSSFFIAACLHPQEFWCIVPGIIYLLSIPSMYLLLILYSIINLNVVTWGTREVQTKKTKKEIEQEKKEAEEAKKTAKQKSLLGFLQGVNSNEEEGSIEFSFAGLFKCLLCTHPKGNEEKVQLLHIASTLDKLEKKLDVVERSIDPHGLNRGRKLSVGHRGSTNGDHGLDALAEGPEEEHGSDSETDTLSTSPRERRDDLINPYWIEDPDLKKGEVDFLSPTEIQFWKDLIDKYLYPIDANKEEQARIAGDLIELRNKSVFAFFMFNALFILIVFLLQLNKDQLHVDWPLGIKTNITYIEETGEVIISKEYLQLEPIGLVFVFFFALILVIQFSAMLFHRFGTLSHILASTELNWFCTKKSEDLSQDALLDKNAIAIVKDLQKLNGLDDDYDNDSSSGPHNVGRRKTIHNLEKARQKKRNIGTLDVAFKKRFFNMNANDGPGTPVLNRKMTLRRETLKALETRRNSVMAERRKSQMQTLGANNEYGVTGKLNNNIAVPRHRTSNANISVKDVFAEPNGGQINRGYETAIGDEEEANSMRLQPRQNQVSFQGRYQ, encoded by the exons cCAAAGAACCGTGCACGAGACAAAAGGATGGGACGTGTTCCGGGAGTTCCCGCCGAAGCAGGACAGTGGGTCGATGGAGAGTCAGAAATGTCTGGAGTTCACAGTGCGGATGCTCAAAGTGCTGGCCTACATCGTAGTTTTCGTGGTGGTACTTGGCTCCGGCGTGATTGCCAAGGGCACCGTCCTCTTCATGACCTCGCAGCTTAAGAAAGATAAGCGGCTATCCTTTTGTAATAGAAATTTAG GTAgagataaacaatttttagtcACATTGCCAGACGAAGAGCGAGTAGCGTGGATGTGGGCTTTGCTCGCAGCCTTTGCTATTCCCGAGATAGGCACGCTCATACGCTCGGTCAGGATATGTTTCTTCAAGTCGTCCAAGCGACCCACGAGCGCCCAGTTCATTGTG gtgtTTATTGCGGAATCACTTCACACGATCGGAATGGCCCTActtttcttcaaaattctTCCCGAATTGGACGTAGTAAAAGGGGCCATGATAACGAACTGCCTCTGCATCGTCCCCGCTATCCTGGGCCTGCTGTCGCGCAGTTCCCGGGACTCCAAACGATTTGTAAAAGTCATCGTGGACATGGCCGCCATCGTGGCTCAAGTGACCGGGTTCATTGTATGGCCGCTGTTGGAAAACAAACCAGTGCTGTGGTTGATGCCCATCGCTGCGTTGTGCATATCTTTGGGCTGGTGGGAGAACTACGTCACGAGGCAAAGTCCCATAG GCATTATAAAAAGTCTAGGAAGACTGAAGGAAGAGCTGGCACTGACGCGGTACTACACGTACCGATTCATCTCCGTGTGGAAGATCATGTTCTTCATCATCTGTATCCTGTTCGCGCTGTGGATGGAGGGCGACGAGCCCGCCATGTTCTTCCAGCTGTTCAACGCTGGCTTCGGACCGCATAACATAGTCGTTGAAgag GTTCAAATCCAATTGGGAGGTACAATCATACCGGACTTAGCCAATGCGACTCTAACAGGAGATTCAGTGGAACAGGCAGCGGCGCACAAATCGGCATTCTACGTCCTTCTCATCCAAGTGTTCGCGGCCTACTTCTGCTACATCTTCGGGAAGTTTGCCTGCAAGATACTGATACAAGGCTTCAGCTACGCGTTCCCGATTAACTTGGTCATACCGTTGGTGGTCAATATGTTGATAGCGGCGTGCGGATTGAGAAACGGAGACACGTGTTTCTTCCACGGAACTATTCCTGATTACCTCTTTTTTGAGAGCCCGCCAG TATTCACTCTCAGCGATTTCATTTCCCGCCAAATGGCCTGGGTGTGGTTACTGTGGCTATTATCACAGACCTGGATTACGATACACATATGGACACCCAAAACGGAGCGTCTAGCCTCAACTGAGAAGTTGTTCGTGATACCCATGTATAACGGGCTTTTGATTGATCAGAGCATGGCGCTGAACAGGAAGAGAGATGACCACAAAGATGTCAAGACTGAG GACCTTGCCGAAATAGAAAAGGAGAAAGGGGACGAATATTACGAAACTATATCAGTACACACGGACAACACTGGTTCTTCTCCCAAAACGGTGAAGTCTTCAGACTCAATCACAAGGATCTACGCCTGCGCTACTATGTGGCACGAGACCAAGGATGAGATGATGGAGTTCTTGAAATCTATTCTAAGGTTGGATGAAGACCAGTGTGCGAGGAGAGTGGCTCAGAAATATCTGCGAGTGGTGGATCCTGACTATTACGAATTTGAAA ctCACATCTTTTTGGACGACGCATTCGAAATCTCAGATCATAGTGACGACGATTCTCAAGTCAATCGTTTTGTAAAACTATTAGTCGACACGATAGACGAGGCTGCGTCAGAAGTGCACCAAACGATCATCAGGATTCGTCCACCGAAGAAACTGCCAGCACCTTATGGAGGCCGCTTGACTTGGGTTCTACCGGGAAAGACCAAAATGATCTGCCACTTGAAGGACAAGGCTAAGATTCGTCACAGGAAGCGTTGGTCTcag GTGATGTACATGTACTACCTGCTGGGCCACCGGCTGATGGAGCTGCCCATCTCCGTGGACCGCAAGGAGGTGATGGCGGAGAACACGTACCTGCTGACGCTGGACGGCGACATCGACTTCCAGCCGCACGCCGTCCGGCTGCTCATCGACTTGATGAAGAAGAACAAGAACCTTGGCGCGGCCTGCGGACGTATTCATCCTGTTGGTTCTG GTCCTATGGTGTGGTATCAAATGTTCGAATACGCCATCGGCCATTGGCTGCAAAAGGCGACCGAACACATGATCGGCTGCGTGCTCTGTAGTCCCGGGTGCTTCTCCCTCTTCAGGGGGAAGGCGCTCATGGACGACAACGTGATGAAGAAATACACTCTCCGCTCAGACGAGGCCCGCCATTACGTGCAATACGATCAAG GAGAAGATCGTTGGCTGTGTACTCTCCTCCTGCAGCGAGGTTACCGGGTTGAATACTCAGCCGCTTCGGACGCCTATACCCACTGTCCCGAAGGGTTCAGCGAGTTTTACAACCAGCGGCGTCGATGGGTGCCCTCCACTATCGCCAACATCATGGACCTGCTCATGGACTACAAGCATACGATCAAGATCAACGACAATATTTCTACGCCATACATCGCTTACCAG ATGATGTTGATGGGCGGCACGATTTTGGGTCCTGGCACTATATTCCTTATGTTGGTGGGAGCTTTCGTGGCAGCCTTCAGAATAGACAACTGGACCTCGTTTGAGTACAATTTATATCCGATCATGCTTTTCATGTTTGTTTGCTTCACTATGAAATCGGAAATACAG TTACTGGTGGCACAAATATTATCGACAGCATACGCGATGATAATGATGGCCGTGATCGTGGGCACGGCGCTGCAGCTGGGCGAGGACGGCATCGGCTCTCCGTCCGCCATTTTCCTAATAGCCCTCTCCAGTTCTTTCTTCATAGCGGCGTGCTTGCATCCGCAGGAGTTCTGGTGCATCGTACCTGGAATTATTTACCTGTTATCTATACCGTCTATGTACTTGCTCCTGATTTTGTATTCTATTATCAATTTGAATGTTGTCACGTGGGGTACGCGTGAAGTGCAAACGAAGAAAACTAAGAAG GAAATAGAACAAGAAAAGAAAGAGGCAGAGGAAGCAAAGAAGACAGCCAAACAGAAGTCCTTGTTGGGTTTCCTGCAAGGAGTGAACAGCAACGAAGAGGAAGGCTCCATCGAGTTCTCGTTCGCGGGACTGTTCAAATGCTTGCTGTGCACACATCCCAAGGGAAACGAAGAGAAAGTCCAGCTACTGCATATTGCTTCTACTTTAGATAAATTGGAAAAGAAATTGGATGTTGTCGAGAG GTCAATAGATCCGCACGGGCTAAATAGAGGCAGGAAGCTGTCGGTGGGTCACCGCGGCAGCACGAACGGCGACCACGGGCTGGACGCGCTGGCCGAAGGTCCAGAGGAAGAACACGGCTCCGACTCCGAAACTGACACTCTTTCTACATCTCCCAGG gAAAGAAGAGACGATCTCATTAACCCATACTGGATTGAGGACCCTGATCTGAAAAAAGGAGAAGTAGATTTTTTGAGCCCCACAGAGATACAATTTTGGAAAGATCTcattgacaaatatttgtatcctATTGATGCCAATAAAGAGGAACAG GCTCGAATTGCAGGCGATTTGATAGAACTTCGTAATAAGTCAGTTTTCGCATTTTTCATGTTCAATGCTTTATTCATTCTAATAGTATTTCTATTACAACTGAACAAAGATCAACTCCACGTGGATTGGCCTTTGGGAATAAAGACAAACATTACGTACATCGAGGAGACAGGCGAG gtgattatttcaaaagaataCTTGCAATTAGAACCAATCGGTCTCGTATTTGTATTCTTCTTTGCTTTGATCTTGGTCATACAATTTTCGGCTATGTTGTTCCATCGATTCGGAACCCTTTCACACATATTAGCATCGACAGAACTCAACTGGTTCTGTACTAAAAAG TCTGAAGATTTGTCGCAAGATGCATTACTAGATAAAAATGCTATAGCCATAGTCAAAGACTTGCAAAAACTAAATGGGCTGGACGACGATTATGACAATGACTCAAGTTCGGGGCCCCATAATGTTGGTAGAAGAAAAACCATCCACAATTTAGAGAAAGCCAGGCAGAAGAAGCGGAACATTGGCACGCTGGACGTTGCATTCAAGAAACGATTCTTTAATATGAATGCTAATGATGGACCTG gtACTCCAGTACTCAATCGGAAAATGACGCTCCGTAGAGAAACATTGAAAGCTTTAGAGACAAGGAGGAACTCTGTGATGGCTGAACGAAGAAAATCGCAAATGCAGACTCTGGGAGCAAATAATGAATATGGTGTTACAGgaaag ctaaataataatatagctgTACCGCGTCATCGCACATCGAACGCAAATATTTCAGTCAAGGATGTATTTGCCGAACCTAACGGGGGACAAATAAACCGCGGCTACGAAACTGCAATAGGAGATGAGGAGGAGGCGAATTCCATGAGACTGCAGCCAAGACAGAACCAAGTGTCCTTTCAGGGCAGATATCAATAA